CTTGGAGGGTGGAAAGGGGTCTACAAAATTTCATCCTTGAGAATGATTCACTCCAGATCACTTGGGTTCCTGAATTTGACGACTGTTGGGCCTAATTTCCGATCAAACCCAACTTTTATGAATTGGGGCGTTTGAGAGTTTGATTTGGGTTGGTTTATATGTAAAATTCTCACACAAATTCGAAGCTCTAGAGGGTAGggttgaaattaatgaattccCAAATAAACGAAAGTAGGATTTTTAAGTTGGAATTAGGTGATGATTCGAGGGTTAGTTGAAAGAGAGAAGAGATTAAGGTCGTGATAATAATATCAGAATTAAAACTGAAATCAATTTCTTCCAAATAAAAgcaaaaaatgaaattaagtTGGGAGTACGGACAGACAAGAGTACCTCGTAATCTTCTTTCATGGCGGAAGCTCTGGGTCTCCGTGGGGTTTCCAATCTCggggaagagagaaggatctaGAAAGTAGCAAGAAACCCGCCACGAGAGGCAGTAATAGAGATTCATAAATCAATActttatataatataattaggaAAATGATAACAAATTGGCCTATTAGCTCAGCTGGTTAGAGCGTCGTGCTAATAACGCGAAGGTCGCAGGTTCGAGACCTGCATGGGCCATTTTAATAagtctttttctatttttatttttttttggccaaCCTAAACGATAACTTTTTAAGCGAGACTGATGGTAGTATCAAATCTGGATTTAGTTTCAAATTTACAAGTGATGGTAAGAAGGTTGTCAAGAAACGTTATTGTAGAGAGAGTTATCAAGAATGTCGTTATGGAACCAGACGGCATGCCACACTCAATATGCCAATGTGTCTGGTTTGTTTGTAATGACAGTCTTGATAACTCTCATGGTAATGGAGGGGTGGCAAGCTCTCTAGTCCTTCATCTTGATGCATCAGTGTGCTACATTTCCAATTTCGTTACAATTGGAAACGAGAGTTTTAACGGTAGACACTGGAGAGCCTGCCCGACAGGCCATTCTTGGCCGGAACAGCTAAAATAAACGCTAATGTTTACTTCTTATAGATGCCGTAAGCAATCGCAAAGTTAAAAGACAACAATTCGAGCAGTTTCGATTAAAACTTGAATAAGCAAATCTCAATCCATTTGAAGTTATAAGCTGTAATAACTAGCAATTTCGAAGCTCATGAGCATACAGAATGCAGGAGGTAGAGATCAGTTTCAGCCAAATCAAGTGCAAAGTACAACTCCAAAAGAACAGCAAGGTGGAGTTCATCGTAAATTAAAGTTGCCAAAGGAAAATACGTAAGATCATGTTTCCCTGGGAGGTCCCTTCTTTGCGGCCTCGGCAGCTGCTTTCTCTGCTTCTATGTCAGCAACAATGGCATCAATTTCAGCTTCTTCAAGTTGCTTCAGACCGTGATCCTTCGTCATCACAGCAACTTCTATGTTTTTCCCTCCACTCTCAACAACCTACAAAATGAGATTTTAGACAATTTGAACATTTATACTTCTCGGGAACAAAATATGTAACATATAGCATACAATAGTACAAATGACATGCTCTCTTCCCTAGTCTCAAGGTAAATAGTGATAGTCATGCAAAAAATTTAGACTCTAATGCCTTAATGGCGCACTAGATTTTCTCTGGTTATTTGGACCCGCAGGCAATTTGAGCAGAAGATGTGGCACGGTTTTAGTTCATCATAACTTACAATTTCACATGCTAAGCCACTGTGTCATTTCTAGTGCTGGCAATAGGCCAGTAGTGGCAGTTCTAAAATGATCAAGCTTTAAGGTCTAGAAAAAAAACTtaacttgtcattcaccttgTCAGAGCCAAGTATAAATCCGCTCCTTTTCAAAACGAATGCATTATATGAACAAAGACACTGAACAAGCATCTAAAATTGCTATGCATTTTGATTTGCATATCCTATTCACCATTATGTCACATTTCAAACATTGTGTAGCCTCAGATGGACAAAATTTATTGCcttcccattattatcatttaGAAACTTTCCCAACTAACATATAGTTTGAAACACAGAACAAAATGATGGGTCCTAAATTAATTCGTTAAATCGAATCTGGGTTTGGGACATCAAGAATGTTCTGAGATCAGTCACAGAGAACAGAAAACTATGTGCAACAAATAAAGGAAGCCCAAACAACTTACCTCAAGCAAAGCCCGGATTGCAAGCTTTACAGTTTCTTGCCCAGAAGTTTCTTTATAGTTCTTCTCCAGAAACTCCCTTATCGAATTGGAGTTTCTTCCAGTTGCATTGGCTTTCCATGCTGAAAAAGTCCCAGAAGGATCTGTCTGATATAGTGATGGTGAATCTGTGTATGGATCAAATCCGACAATCAAAGTTGAAAGACCAAATGGTCTCACACCACCACTTTGTGTGTACTTTTGCTGAAGACCAGCAATGTATCGGGTTATGTACTCGACAGTCACTGGATCCTCAACAGTAAGCCTGTGGCTTTGACATTCAATCCGTGCCTTGTTTATCAACACACGAGCATCTGCTTTGAGCCCAGCACAGGCTAAAGCAATGTGATTGTCCAGGTTCACAATCTTCCTCACTGATCTGCACAGCAGAAGAAAGAATATGGTTATAAAGACAGTCCACAGCAcaatctctttttcttttccctaaCAACTACTCATAATGTTCAAAGGAAATTGATTTATGACATATATTGCATCCAAAACGAGCAACTAATGTGTGGTTTGTGCTCCAGTCGAAGGGTAGGTCTGCAAGGGGCATCATACAAATAGCAATCCCGCCAAACACCAAAAGGGCATATCCTTTGATGACCGAAAGGTGCATCATAGATCGATACAACCCTATCAACACCAATGTACATATAGGTCACGCATACCCTATATAGTTTTTTGATAACTTCTTCAGCAACTATCTTAATTCAATCCCAGTAGAGAATGCAAAGCACCAAATCAGATATTTGTATCAGAAATCTACAGGGCTTAGTTAATGCAGTCTACTGAAAGAGTCTCCGACAATTTAATAACTTTTCGGATTCGATTAGGACTTCCAAGCATGATTATTTTAAACAAATGGGCTGTCGAATACTTCAGAAATAAGTGAAAAGTATATTTTTTTCACTGATTAGACTAGAAATTCCACCTTAAAATTGACATCTTATTCGTCTTAAAATTGCAACGACCCAATTGAAATCTTGCCCATTACTTTCAACTGCAATTTAAGCCACCATTCAAACCAATTACAGCgattaaaacccaaaaaaatttagaaatcgATGCGATTCAAAAACCCTAACCATAAACCCAACTTCAATTTTCCTCAGTTAGATCaaagcaaagaaaacaaaatatgtACGTGTGATCTCGATACCTGGAGTCTTGGAGCTTAGCGGCGGACTTCTTCTCGACGCCGAGAACGATGGTGTCGGTGCCGCGGACGCCGACGGCGGCGTTACCCTTACGGACCGCCTCGAGCGCGTACTCGACCTGGAAGAGATGACCGTCAGGAGAGAAAACCGTAATGGCTCTGTCGTACCTCGCCATCTTTCTACTgcctcgtcttcttcttctttcttctgatCTGGGGTTTTCGGGGGAGCTGGTGCTTTTTGGCCTGGGAGCTCTCTTTCGCAGTGACAATTATATTTTGCTGTTCTCGACTTAGGCCACAAGTCACTTGTTAATTTTCTCTTCGCACTATGGGGGCAAAATGGTCATTTAAGCTTCTtggtttttatgtaatttacgaGAATTGTTATTGTCACAGCAAAATCTTCATTGTGCACTCCAAACTTCTATATTTAGAAGAAAAATACATTAATAAGCCGTGCACAATAagaattttaaaatgtcaagtttgtaattttttttttttaaattttggttaaACAAACGTTTATTCACAAATCATGATGAATTTGTAACTCAAACTCATTTGATTAATACTAGATATTGTGTTTAATTCTCCCATTCTCTCGGCTCTAACTGAGCAACCAAGTCTTTTAATATGTTCTCTCCAGTCTACAAAAAAACGTCTTCGGGTCGTTTGAtaacccttttaattttttgctttcatttaaaaataaatttaaaaacttgtttagtAGGTtgtatttttcacttttttgaaAATTGAACACCGTAATTTAAAAGCTACATGTGTGAGTTTTCAAAACTTAGCCGATTTCGAAATCCGTTTTCATTtatttgaaaatgaaaatatttaaaaaaaaaatgaaaacaaacacTGAAAACTTAGTAACAAATTTGCTTGGCCAAATTTGTGTGAACTTTGATTTGGCCTAATTAGCCTGCAAAATACTTTTTAGTGTAATTTAGCAAAAGAAGACCAAGCAAAACACAAGAAGCTATAGGGGCATACGTGACATTTTAGTCTACATAATTAAGAGGAAAATTGGATTATACATCTCTAATTTAAAGGTTATAGGTTGTATTTTCCAAGTATTATTCCCTAATTACACATCAAAAAGGCTTCCTAAGCAAACTTTGTTAAATTTGCTTACATTTTTGCCTGATAAGTTGGAAAGTTAATTAGGTTGTTGTTCTAGTGAGTGAAAGGATGGTAGACACCATCAACTTGTAGTCAATTGGCTTTGTCAGATAAGCATCCATCCCCACCTCCAAGCACTTTGCTTCATCTGATGACATTGCATGAGCTGTTAGGGCAACGATCGGAATGTGCGAATCGGTCCCCTCCTCCGATCTCCTGATTGCCTTCGTTGCTTCATAACCGTCCATCTTCGGCATCTGATTCACATAAACACGCGCAAGTTCATCAACTTCACGAGTCATGACACGATGCGATGCATGTTTAAGAAACAAATTGTTACATTTACAATGCAGCCAGATTTGCATAGGATTTGTATAGGGTTTAGGGGTTCTTTAGTACTAATAAGTAGTAGGGTTTAATTCTTCCATCATGAATAATGTAATGCCGACGAGATTTTAAGAGCTTAAGCAAATAGATATGAAGTGTTTTTTGAGTTCTGATTCTTACCTGACAGTCCATTAGAATCAAGTCGAATGGACGGAAACCCCATGTTTGATTATCCAAGTTCGTATCTCCATCTTTCGAGTGAAATTCCTTTCTACAATCTTCTGATTTGTTCACACAGTTGAGAGCATCTACTGCCTGCAGTCCATCAGCCACAGCAATCACAGTAGCCCCCATTTTTTCGAGCATTATAGTTGCAACTCTCTGCAGTACCGGTGTATCTTCTGCGAGTAGAATGCGCACGCCTTCGAGAGATTTCTGTTGATTTGTAGTTCTACTTTTATATGAACAACCATTCTCTTTAGGACTGCTGGTGATCGAACGATGTTCTTGAACTTCCGAGTTTTCACATTGTGATTTTGTTGCATGGGATGCTTGATTGTTGCTCATTGCTTTATGTTCCGTATCTTCTGTGTCTTCTTTCCTTGAATTATTGTCTTTCGAGCATACGCTTGTGAGTTCAACTAAGCAGCTGTTAACCGCCTGGTACTGCGGGGAACTAGGTTTCATGATCCCGTCTCTTTGCTTTTCTTCGACATGAGATGTGTTTTCAGAATTAGAGTCGTTCTTTTCAGATATATCAGAATCATCAGAGCTACTGGGAACATAAAAATGAGTAGAATCGATCTCAAGGCATTCGTGCAAGTCACCTTCTTTTGTGCTGTTTGTCAAACTGGTTGCGGATCTCCTCTGCGTGTCAAGATCTCTCTCTGTCATGACAGTTTCCAAAATATGAACCATTTTCGCCTTGTACATCGGTTTATTAACCATCAAAACATACCCTTTTCTTCGGAGCTCCATCTTGACAGCGTTGGATGTATCATGATTCAGCATCCATGCAAAGTTTGCTTTCCCGGAGTATTTATCAAGGAAGTTAAGCTGCTCCTTCCATATATCTGTGCTCAGGTCAAGCAGCCCTATATCGACAACCATGACGAAAGCTGGGTTCCTCATGTCACGTGTATTTCGTATTTCACCTCTCAAAGATTCACTCAGCGAATACTGTTTTTCGAAACTGTTTTTATGAGATGAATTCCTGTTATGAAAGAGTTCTCGAAGAATTTGTGTCAGTTCATTCCACTCAGATGTTGCCAGAGTGAACACTCCTTTTTTTCGCAACCACTGGGACATAATCAACCTCCCCATGCTGCCGTGTAGTGCAAGCAGCACCTGCATTCACATTCAATCGTTAGTAGTATTTAGTAGATAAGTACAAGAAACCCATATAGCGTCTCAGTTTCTAGTTTCGGATAACCTGAAAATCGAAAAGAAAGTTAACTTACCACTAcatttttctttgcaaaatCTACTTGACAATGTTGCTCCGTGCCATCTGCAGGCGTATTGAGAACCAAGTAAAATTGCATTAAGGTACCCTGCCCGTCCTTCTTTACAACCTTGATTTCTCCACCCATCTTGTTAACCTGTCATCACCACTATACAATTATTTGAAGCATAAAAGCAATCATGGAGAAGATGCAGAATAACATAACATTGTTGCAGATCAGGGTGAAAACTGATTAGAATTGGCGAAGTTTCAAGCGTGCAGCTGATTGTTCAAGGGTCATAACTTACACGAAACTCAGATAATCTTCGTGTTTAGGTGTCGtggaatgtgatttactttgaCATGCATGACTACTCTACATAAGAAATTGTTAACTCACCAATGTTCGTACAATGCAAAGTCCAAGTCCAGTTCCCCCATGCCTGAAAAAAAGATAACAGAGATAAGCATGCTGGAAAAAACCACAGGACAGTGGAAGTTGCTTGAATTACTTACGTTCGAGTTGTTGAGGGATCAGCTTGCTCAAAGCTTTCAAAAACAGACTCCCATTTACTCGGATCGATTCCTGCAAAATATAGTAAAAAGATAAAACGACACAGTTATCTTGGGAAAAACGTTTTCCGAGTGAGTTTTTGCGCGTGTGCTTGAAATAAGGTTCTCCGTTGCATACCGCAACCAGTGTCATCAACTTCGAACCAAAGAATCATTTTGTTGTCGTCCTTGTTGGAAGCCTTTTTTACATGGTTGCTTTGCTTCAGCTTTGCCTTATGAGACGGCCACAAATTTTTCTGATCAAGAAGGATTCTCCTGGTGTCACCAGAAATGTTGAAGTTCTCGCATGATCCTCTAAGTATAACGTGACCCGCTGCAAACATTTGTCACAATTCGTCATACAAAACACAACAAAGGTTGTATAAAACAGAGCTTAGCGAAATCGTTATGGTATGGAAGTTTTACTTACATGTAGTGAACTTGATAGAGTTGCTGATTAGATTAGCAAATATTTGAACAACTCTTGCAGAGTCCCCTCGAACTAATTTCGGAATATcatctgaagaaaaaaagatCGATCAAATAAATTTTCATGAAATAAATAGAATGACTTCTAAATGAAATACTAATAATTTCTGTTTAAGTAATACCAG
This is a stretch of genomic DNA from Malus domestica chromosome 02, GDT2T_hap1. It encodes these proteins:
- the LOC103456126 gene encoding proteasome subunit alpha type-7 translates to MARYDRAITVFSPDGHLFQVEYALEAVRKGNAAVGVRGTDTIVLGVEKKSAAKLQDSRSVRKIVNLDNHIALACAGLKADARVLINKARIECQSHRLTVEDPVTVEYITRYIAGLQQKYTQSGGVRPFGLSTLIVGFDPYTDSPSLYQTDPSGTFSAWKANATGRNSNSIREFLEKNYKETSGQETVKLAIRALLEVVESGGKNIEVAVMTKDHGLKQLEEAEIDAIVADIEAEKAAAEAAKKGPPRET
- the LOC103456117 gene encoding histidine kinase 1-like isoform X2, whose protein sequence is MATPLGKVFDKISSFATPWRRSNTTTPQGRRIFHRDVERDQFQYGNGHCLSSYYSVFVARLAIMVMLAILIGLLTILTWHFTRIYTAKSLSNLAYGLRYELLQRPVLRMWNILNSTAEITAAQVKLSEYVIKRNSNPTSQAEQVELYESMRAVTWAMFASRKALNAITINYRNGFVQAFHRDHRSNNTYYIYSDLANYSISASGAYDANALSTHQAWSDHSIHGNISAKWYREPLDPVTGEKTGKATQIQPDDLINIAGLSQVPDGVATWHVGVSKYSDSPLLSAALAVSDPSNKRVVAVVGVTTALYSVGQLMKELVEFHSGHIYLTSQEGYLLATSTNAPLLRNSTRGPKLMMAVDSEDRIIHSGAEWLQRAYGNKFPPSHEVHVENARLGNQQYYIDSFFLNLKRLPLVGVIIIPRKYIMGKVDERAFKTLVILISASFCILVIGCVCIFILTNGVSKEMKLRAELISHLDARRRAEASSNYKSQFLANMSHELRTPMAAVIGLLDIMISDDCLTNEQYSTVTQIRKCSTALLRLLNNILDLSKVESGKMVLEEAEFDLGRELEGLFDMFSVQCINHNVETVLDLSDDIPKLVRGDSARVVQIFANLISNSIKFTTSGHVILRGSCENFNISGDTRRILLDQKNLWPSHKAKLKQSNHVKKASNKDDNKMILWFEVDDTGCGIDPSKWESVFESFEQADPSTTRTHGGTGLGLCIVRTLVNKMGGEIKVVKKDGQGTLMQFYLVLNTPADGTEQHCQVDFAKKNVVVLLALHGSMGRLIMSQWLRKKGVFTLATSEWNELTQILRELFHNRNSSHKNSFEKQYSLSESLRGEIRNTRDMRNPAFVMVVDIGLLDLSTDIWKEQLNFLDKYSGKANFAWMLNHDTSNAVKMELRRKGYVLMVNKPMYKAKMVHILETVMTERDLDTQRRSATSLTNSTKEGDLHECLEIDSTHFYVPSSSDDSDISEKNDSNSENTSHVEEKQRDGIMKPSSPQYQAVNSCLVELTSVCSKDNNSRKEDTEDTEHKAMSNNQASHATKSQCENSEVQEHRSITSSPKENGCSYKSRTTNQQKSLEGVRILLAEDTPVLQRVATIMLEKMGATVIAVADGLQAVDALNCVNKSEDCRKEFHSKDGDTNLDNQTWGFRPFDLILMDCQMPKMDGYEATKAIRRSEEGTDSHIPIVALTAHAMSSDEAKCLEVGMDAYLTKPIDYKLMVSTILSLTRTTT
- the LOC103456117 gene encoding histidine kinase 1-like isoform X1, whose product is MATPLGKVFDKISSFATPWRRSNTTTPQGRRIFHRDVERDQFQYGNGHCLSSYYSVFVARLAIMVMLAILIGLLTILTWHFTRIYTAKSLSNLAYGLRYELLQRPVLRMWNILNSTAEITAAQVKLSEYVIKRNSNPTSQAEQVEQLYESMRAVTWAMFASRKALNAITINYRNGFVQAFHRDHRSNNTYYIYSDLANYSISASGAYDANALSTHQAWSDHSIHGNISAKWYREPLDPVTGEKTGKATQIQPDDLINIAGLSQVPDGVATWHVGVSKYSDSPLLSAALAVSDPSNKRVVAVVGVTTALYSVGQLMKELVEFHSGHIYLTSQEGYLLATSTNAPLLRNSTRGPKLMMAVDSEDRIIHSGAEWLQRAYGNKFPPSHEVHVENARLGNQQYYIDSFFLNLKRLPLVGVIIIPRKYIMGKVDERAFKTLVILISASFCILVIGCVCIFILTNGVSKEMKLRAELISHLDARRRAEASSNYKSQFLANMSHELRTPMAAVIGLLDIMISDDCLTNEQYSTVTQIRKCSTALLRLLNNILDLSKVESGKMVLEEAEFDLGRELEGLFDMFSVQCINHNVETVLDLSDDIPKLVRGDSARVVQIFANLISNSIKFTTSGHVILRGSCENFNISGDTRRILLDQKNLWPSHKAKLKQSNHVKKASNKDDNKMILWFEVDDTGCGIDPSKWESVFESFEQADPSTTRTHGGTGLGLCIVRTLVNKMGGEIKVVKKDGQGTLMQFYLVLNTPADGTEQHCQVDFAKKNVVVLLALHGSMGRLIMSQWLRKKGVFTLATSEWNELTQILRELFHNRNSSHKNSFEKQYSLSESLRGEIRNTRDMRNPAFVMVVDIGLLDLSTDIWKEQLNFLDKYSGKANFAWMLNHDTSNAVKMELRRKGYVLMVNKPMYKAKMVHILETVMTERDLDTQRRSATSLTNSTKEGDLHECLEIDSTHFYVPSSSDDSDISEKNDSNSENTSHVEEKQRDGIMKPSSPQYQAVNSCLVELTSVCSKDNNSRKEDTEDTEHKAMSNNQASHATKSQCENSEVQEHRSITSSPKENGCSYKSRTTNQQKSLEGVRILLAEDTPVLQRVATIMLEKMGATVIAVADGLQAVDALNCVNKSEDCRKEFHSKDGDTNLDNQTWGFRPFDLILMDCQMPKMDGYEATKAIRRSEEGTDSHIPIVALTAHAMSSDEAKCLEVGMDAYLTKPIDYKLMVSTILSLTRTTT